In Paenibacillus stellifer, the DNA window TGCCGGGTCATCTCCTTGATCGGCTGCGTTATCGTATGAGCCAGAATGACGCCCAGCACCGCCGTCAGCGTCAATGCAATCAGCATGCCGGAGATGAACACGCTGTTGATCCGGCTTATCGTCGCATACAGATCCTTCATGTCAGCGGCGATGTAGATGGCACCGACCACCTTGCCGCCAAGCCATACGGGCTTGGCCACAACCTTTTTCCGCACATTGTCGTCGCCGGTGATATATTCCTCGTTGTCGCCAATTCCCTGGAGCGCCCGGCTGACCACGGTCTGCGTGTTGCGCTGTCCCACATAATCGGTCTGCGATGGAATCGAGGTCGTGATGATTTTGCCGCTGGCATCCAGCACCTGAATTTCCGCACCGCTGATGTACAGATTGTTCACCATGCCGCGGAGGCTGTCGACCGAGGAGTCCTCGTCCGCGCCGCCCGCTTCGCTGCCGAACTTATCCGCCGTCAGGATGGACAGCATCTCCGCCCGGGCCTTCAGATCCTTCGTGAAGTTGTCGGTCAGCGAATTCTTCATGGAGCTTACAAAATACACGCCGATCAGCTGCATCGCAATCAGAATCAGCAGCACGTAAATAATGATCAGCTTCGCTTGAATTGTCCGGAAGAAGGACATCCCTTTCATCACAATCCTCCGTTTTTGGGACTGTGCATCAAATAACCGAGCCCGCGGCGCGTGAAGATATATTCCGGCTTGCTCGGATTCTCCTCAATTTTCTCTCTAAGCCGCCGGATGGTGACATCGACGGTCCGGACGTCTCCGAAATATTCAAATCCCCACACCGCCTGAAGCAGATGCTCCCTTGTCATGACCTTGCCGGCATGGCGGACCATATAATACAGCAGCTCGTATTCACGGTGCGTCAGATCGAGCGGCTCCCCGTTCTTATAGACGGTATACATGTCCGTATCGATGAACAGATCGAAATGATGGATGCCCTGCTTGCTCTCCTCAGGCCCGCTGGCTGTCTCTGCCGGAACCGGCTTGTTCTGCCGCCGCATCTGCGCCTTCACCCGGGCCAGCAGCTCGCGCGTGCTGAACGGCTTGGTCACATAATCGTCCGCGCCCATCTCAAGGCCGAGCACTTTGTCGATCTCCCCGTCCTTGGCGGTCAGCATGATGATAGGGATATCCAGATGCGCGGAGCGTACCTCACGGCACACATCCATGCCGTCCTTGCCGGGCAGCATGAGATCCAGCAGCATTAGGTCGGGCCGTTTGGACAGAGCCAGATCCACAGCACTGATCCCGTCAAAGGCGCATACTACTTCGTATCCTTCTTTTTCGAGGTTAAACTTTAAGATATCTGCAATCGGCTGCTCGTCGTCTACAACCAGAATCGTTCCCATCGCCATAATTCCACCGTTTCACCCTTCATTGTTACTATAGGATTCTTCCTTCTTATTTTAACATACCTGCTCTGGCGTCACATCCTACGAAGTATACACGCAGTCCCCCTGATAGCAAAATAACCCCGCACCGTGAAGACTTGGCTTCGAAGCGTTAGTTGCAATCGAGGCAATCAAGGTAGTTGAAGCCATCGAAGCGGTCAAGGCAGTCGGGGTGATTAGGGCAGCTAGGGCAGCTAGGGCAGTTGTGGCGGTCGGAGCAGTCAAGATAATCAGGGTGGTCACGGGGCAGTCAAGGCGAACAGGGCAGCCAAGGCAGTCGAAGCGGATTCAGGTGTTTACGGAACCCCCGCCGGCCTGTAGCATTCTCTCTTCTCAACAAAAACCGCCCGGCGGCTGCCGGACGGCTCTTCCAAATCTTATTGCAATTTTAGTTCAAAAATTTTAGCGGGTTCAGCGCCGTGCCGCTCTTGCGGATTTCGAAATGCAAATGAGTGCCCGTAGAGCGCCCCGTGCTTCCCATAATGCCAATCGACTCGCCCTGGCTCAGCTTCTGGCCGGTAGAGACGAGAATTTTGCTTAAGTGGCCGTAGTAGGTCTCGTACCCGTTGCCATGGCTGATTACGACGACATTGCCATATCCGTTCTGGACACCGGCAAAGGTGACGGTTCCGGCATCGGCCGCTTTGATCGTACGATTGCCGGAGACGAGATCGACGCCTTTATGCGCTCTTCCCCAGCGTTCGCCGAAGCTGCTGGAGATCACCGCTCCGCTAACC includes these proteins:
- the yycF gene encoding response regulator YycF, translating into MAMGTILVVDDEQPIADILKFNLEKEGYEVVCAFDGISAVDLALSKRPDLMLLDLMLPGKDGMDVCREVRSAHLDIPIIMLTAKDGEIDKVLGLEMGADDYVTKPFSTRELLARVKAQMRRQNKPVPAETASGPEESKQGIHHFDLFIDTDMYTVYKNGEPLDLTHREYELLYYMVRHAGKVMTREHLLQAVWGFEYFGDVRTVDVTIRRLREKIEENPSKPEYIFTRRGLGYLMHSPKNGGL